In Streptomyces sp. NBC_00344, the genomic window GAAGAACAGGCAGCAGAGACCGATCAGGCCGTAGGTCACCAGGGGCCCCCGGAATGCTTCCCGCCGCTTGAGCATGCACAGAGCATGGCTTAACGGGCGTGAATGGGGCAGAGCGCCTCGCCGGAGCCCTTGCGGTGTCGACCGGTCCTCCCGTCGGGGCAGGTGCAAGGCCGTAGGGTTACGGGGAGTACATCCGCAGTTCGATGGCGCACCGCGAACCACGCAGGACAAACAAGAGGACGGCACTATGACGACGGTTCCCATGCCGACCGCCGGTACCCGGTGGCGCTGCACGCTCTGTGGCAATCTCACGCGTTTCGATGTGACCCGCTCGTCGAAGGTTGTCGAGTACATGCATCTCGACCTGGCCGGTGAGCCCAAGGTCGAAGAACGCGAGGTGGTCAGTGAGACCATCGAGTCGGTGCGCTGCCGCTGGTGCAACGCGGTGGATCAGATCGAGCTGGTGGACAGGCCGGGTGGCGGCTCCTGAGGGAGACCGCTGAAGAGCGACAGTGGGGTGACGGATCGTGGAGCCTGAAAGCGGCAGTGAGCCGGCCGGTGGGGCCGACGACGCCGCCGAGGCGCTCGACCGCCCGCTGCCGGAAGGGGTGCGGCACCGGGTCGTCGCGCTGGTCTCGGACGCGTTCGGGGGGCTCACCGTCGTCGAGCTCCCCACGCAGCTGCGGCAGTACGCCCGGTTCACCCCCAGCAGGCGCGCCAAGTTCGCGGGCACCGCGATGGCGGCCGCGCTGGAGAGCGACCCGTTGTTCCGCCAGCGCATCGGCGAGCGGCTGAAGGAGTCCCAGCCCGAACTGGCCGGGGCACTCGAGGCGGGCTCGCCGCCCGCGGCGGCGGATCCGCTCGATGTGGCCGCCGCCGCGTATGTGCTGCGCCCCGTCGGCTGGGTGAAGCTGGTGGCGGCCGCAGGGGAGGAGGCGCTGCGCGCCGACGCCGAGCGGGCGGGCGAGGCGGCTCAGCGCGACACGGAGCGGCTGCGCGAGGAGCTCGCAGAGGCAAGGGCGCAGACGAAGAGCGAGACCGAGCGGCTGCGCACCGAGCTGGACGCGGCCCGCAAGGACATCGAATCCCTGCAGCGCAAGCTGCGCAGCGCCCAGAGCGATGTGAAGCGCGGCGAGGCCGCGCTGCGCCGTGCCGGCTCCGAGATCGAGGGCGTCCGATCGGACGCGGCCGCCAGGGTGGGCGCCGCGGAGAGCGAGTCGCGGCGGCTGAAGGCCCGGCTGGGCGAGGCGGAGGCCTCGGTGGAGGCCGGCCGCCGCGCGGTGCGCGAGGGCCGCTCCGTCGAGGACATGCGGCTGCGTCTGCTGCTCGACACGGTGCTCGACGCGGCCCAGGGGCTGCGGCGCGAGCTGGCTCTGCCGCCCGCCTCGCTGCGCCCGGCCGATTCCGTCGACGCGGTGGAGCCGGGCCGGATGTCGCCCAAGGACATTGCGGCCAGGGCGCTTTCGGACACCGACCCCGCGCTGCTCGATCAGTTGCTCTCCCTGCCGCAGGCACATCTGGTCGTCGACGGCTACAACGTCACCAAGACCGGCTATCCGCAGATGCCGCTGGAGAAGCAGCGGCTGCGACTGCTCGGTGGTCTCTCGGTGCTCGCCGCCCAGACGGGCGCCGAGATGACCTGCGTGTTCGACGGAGCCGAACTGGCGGCTCCGGTACTGCTCGCGCCGCCGCGCGGGGTGCGGGTGCTGTTCAGCAAACCGGGCGTCACCGCGGATGAGCTGATCCGCCAGCTGGTGCGCGCGGAGCCTTCGGGGCGTCCTGTCGTAGTGGTCTCCACCGACCGCGAGGTGGCCGACGGGGTGGCCAGGTCGGGTGCGAGACCTGTCGCGTCCGTCTTGTTGCTGAAGCGGCTTTCGCGCGTCTAGTAACTGCTGTGCCCAATGCCCGACTTCGGGAGGTCCGAGGTCGAGCAGAGCGTCAAGTGGCCATTACTGCGCGTGTGATGTATGTAAAGAAACCACTCGGTGACCGATTTTTTTGCCATCAGGATTTGAAGTGATCACAAGAAGGTCACTAAGGTCAGGCCTCGAACCTTCGCACGGTTGATCACTCACCCGGGGTGGCAGCGAAGGAACCGCCGAGGACCGCGTGGCCCCCATCACGTGTTCGGCGGCTCAGGAAGAAGGAGCTCGCCTTCGTGGCGTCCCACCGTCGACCCAAGCAGCCGAGCCGCACTCGCGTGACCGTGCTCACCGCGACCGCCGCAGCAGCAGTGGCCCTGACCTCCCAGGCCGCGCACGCCGATCCCAAGCCGACCAAGAGCGAGGTCAAGGCGAAGGTCGACAAGCTCTACGAGGACGCGGAGAAGGCCACCGAGAAGTACGACGGGGCCAAGGAGCAGCAGGACAAGCTCAAGAAGCAGGTCGACGACCTCCAGGACAACGTCGCACGCGGCCAGCAGGACCTCAACAAGCTGCGGGGCCAGCTCGGTTCGCTGGCGAGCGCGCAGTACCGTTCGGGCGGGATCGACCCCTCGGTGCAGCTCTTCCTCTCGTCGGACCCGGACGACTTCCTGGACAAGGCCACCGCGCAGGACCAGCTGAGCAGTCAGCAGGCCGACGCGGTGAAGAAGATCCAG contains:
- a CDS encoding NYN domain-containing protein — translated: MVEPESGSEPAGGADDAAEALDRPLPEGVRHRVVALVSDAFGGLTVVELPTQLRQYARFTPSRRAKFAGTAMAAALESDPLFRQRIGERLKESQPELAGALEAGSPPAAADPLDVAAAAYVLRPVGWVKLVAAAGEEALRADAERAGEAAQRDTERLREELAEARAQTKSETERLRTELDAARKDIESLQRKLRSAQSDVKRGEAALRRAGSEIEGVRSDAAARVGAAESESRRLKARLGEAEASVEAGRRAVREGRSVEDMRLRLLLDTVLDAAQGLRRELALPPASLRPADSVDAVEPGRMSPKDIAARALSDTDPALLDQLLSLPQAHLVVDGYNVTKTGYPQMPLEKQRLRLLGGLSVLAAQTGAEMTCVFDGAELAAPVLLAPPRGVRVLFSKPGVTADELIRQLVRAEPSGRPVVVVSTDREVADGVARSGARPVASVLLLKRLSRV